Part of the Episyrphus balteatus chromosome X, idEpiBalt1.1, whole genome shotgun sequence genome, ATACCTTTTTAAAATGACGCTTTGTTTTTCTGTTGCCTTTGTCTTTCCTTCGTCAATTTTCCTTTTCGCACTTTTCACCACACGTTTCTCCTTCGATTTTGGGTGTAAAACGGCGCGTGCAAATGGAGAAATCAAATAGAACTCGGTttttttgcttgaagggtagctCTGGGCTGGTGAAGACATAACCAAACAATAGAAAGCACGAATTGtgattgaattttaatttgtgaatttggttcttgttttccaaaataaatatgtgAAACTAATGATATTGTTTAATTAATAGGAAATAAcaacttaaaatttgaaaacaatcgcGAAATATACAAGTTTTTGTGGTTAAATGATTTCGAACACAAACagtcccgacaaacaattttggttctataaagctttacagatgcaattgttgcttctgtaaagcattatagaagcaaaattgttagtaggggtGTTTGttataagggccagttgtacaaatatttaatccgtggatcagcaacttttatcttctgaaatcggtaatAAGGCTATAAGGTTTTAGCACTGGTGCAATGTccatatatgtaaaaatagccacattcacgcttgaaccgaagttgatcCGCAGCTATATGTAATCTGCCGAAATCGgagggttaaattcctgaaccaaggctgacCTTCGTTTGTACAACTGATGGCCCTAAGTGTGTGTGaccaaatgttttttgtttacattttccctgcccagaaatgtcaaattagaaaaggaaaagacaaaaatatagtttttggaatttcccTATAACCTTTAAGCAAGAAAATGGAGTTCTgtttaaagccttaactacattggctcaaaaagtgaaaaagtacaaaagtgaaaattttcaaatgcatttttgtatattttttcggcttgaaaaattaaaacaaatgatgcagaaagcgaagtttttggtctaataaacaatttgtatactctttttcacaaaacaattgctcaagccagaaaaaaaatattttcacttttgtactttttcaaaaagtggtgtatgtagttaagccttaatttCTCCATTTGGACACGCCATTTTACTCACACATAGacaattttttgtgtatgaacacaaaatcgAAGGAGAACCATGTGGTGTAAAGTGCGAAAAGGAAAATGACGAACGAAAGTCAAAGGCACCAAAATAACAAAgcgtaattttatatttttttcaaattctagcGTGTCGTGTCTCTctgtttattaaattattaatatgGGAaagttttaatgtaaaaaaaaggtatgtaTTGTTGAAATATTGTTAAGTTTTCTTTCGgagcaattttattaattaataattttatgtgTTTTCGTAAGAAATTGTCTCCTCCTGCAGCTTGACGCCACCacctacacaaaaaaattcaatagagCAAATTTGAAGAATTACATCAATTACTCTTGACTGTATCTCcagaaaataattgaaaaaaaattactttgtgaaagttaaataaaataaaaaaatttcagtgaaaaaaaataaatcttgttcttttttggtcgcaaatgcgaaacgtcattcctttttttgttaacttttctggtaggttttcgttGCTCCGACTCGGGTACAACTTTGGCTCTGTTTTCTCGgagtggagattttcaccacactaatacatatgcaatcggctccgcggtgattataatttccatactaatttgagccgccgtgggacccatttcgtagtcgaggtcggactcacTTCGGAGCCGACTCGGACcgaggttttgtttttgttaagggcccgacccatagaatccgttgcgtccgttgcgtcgaagtttttgactgacagctcgataaaatacacacgttcttatgggaagcgacccataagcgacggatcggacggatgcgtttatcattatcatttctaggtatgactttggcatggtaaaattgaactctacaacagaatttagatatttaattgatatatatTATTAGATATTGCAATTTCTTTACAAATAAACATGAAAGTTCACAATtgataaaatcggagaagaaaagaacacagttcttagttctgaaattctccggtgtgcactcagaaacagaaaatcgaagtGGTCTatgtcaaaacttttttttctgttttttttctttgacactGACGTTGGGCTTAAATTGTATTGATAATATTAATATATGTGAAGGcataactacatacaccactttttgaaaaagtacaaaagtgaaattatttttgttctggctagcgcaattttttttgtaagaaaaagaatacaaattgttttttagaccaaaaaataagctttctgcatcatttgttttaattttccatcccgaaaaactatacaaaaatgtgtttgaaaattttcacttttgtactttttcactttttgagccaatgtagttaagccttaacattaaatgttatttttatttaaatttcttcaCAAATGAACAATGAAAGTTcagaattcataaaatcggagaagcaaagaacacagttcttagttctgaaactCCCCGGTGTGCATTCAGaagcagaaaatcgaactgatctattgttgacaaccaatgtcaaaggatacgacggatgaaaattaacattaaatgttatttttatttaaatttcttcaCAAATGAACAatgaaagttcacaattcataaaatcggagaagcaaagaacacagttcttagttctgaaactCCCCGGTGTGCATTCAGaagcagaaaatcgaactgatctattgttgacaaccaatgtcaaaggatacgacggatgaaaaagtagaaagttgggctacttcttccgtcgaatccgtccgtctccgtccgatccgtcgcttatgggtcgcttcccataagaacgtgtgtattttatcgagctgtcagttgaaaacttcgacggaacggacgcaacggattctatgggttgggcccttatgggttgggcccttaacATTGAACCagaagaggtgcgttctttttctaacaatagtcaacgatcgttgttatgtcaaaaattattgttgaagtgccattgttagaaatcgttggattttttacaaatcatttaggaacgatttattgttagagattgttatactacgtttccacctgacctaaatccgagatttagctaagcagatttagaataaatctcgagatttattctaaatctattTCGCTAAATGGTAGACTTAGATTTACCTAGCCTAAAACCAAGATTTTCAGCTACCCTCAAActgagatttagaataaatctcgagatttaagctaaatctacttagctaaatctcggatttagcataggtggaaacatagtattagactgtcaaaccaccagctaaatttcttttgagaatacttttatttccattattataacaaaaaaaattgttttttattcacaataaattatctttcatcaaaaaattacaaaactctctttttattttcaatttttccgcttatttccaaaagaaaaaaaatctttgagtttgttttgtaaagcctggtacgctgctcgcgctaaattttagcttccatacaaattatcgaaaatttttagccgagataaaatggatcccatacaagttatcgataacttgtatgggaattttatctcagctaaattttagcgcgagcagcgtaccaggcttaaacaaaacatacactttgacacatcaacaatctcatgaatgttcaactcatatcatggaggtgagttggaaatagttacgatttgtaactatttgacacttcaaaacgagtttaggaacgatgttcatctgtcaaatagttacaaatcgtaactattttgtagtttaggaacgacaaaagttaacgatagttaacaatagttaactattgttagaaaaagaacgcacctaaggtgagttggaaaaagttacaaaatgtaactatttgacacttcaacattgcatttaggaacgatgtatTGACGTCACAATGTTacatttcgtaatttttttctcatttaggaacgatgaatgttaactattgttaacaatagttaacatcggcgaataaaagaacgcactttAGGGCTACTGTTGGGTCTTagccagaaccataattggcggatggagtcggaagctactgtgaattgttgttgttttctttgtattttcgatAAGTCAGAGAtactttgggtatctctgcgataagttttcatccgtcgagtgctgTTGTGAGCCTTGTTCCCCTCCCGTTTCATCCGACGCTTCagtcaattatagttctggcttaagcctggtacgctgcttgcgctaaattttagctgagataaaattcccatacaagttatcgataacttgtatgggatccattttatctcggctaaaaattttcgataatttgtatgggagctaaaatttagcgcgagcagcgtaccaggctttaagggttagaaaaagaacgcatcTCTCGGGTTCTAGTTATACATATGTTTATGTATAATCAAGTTATGTATGTCTATATACATTTTATGACAACCATAGCCTCAGCATCAGCATGTGGTCTTTCATTATTCAAtctaagaataagaagtactTATTCTTAGTTCAATTTGATTAATTTGTTTGCATGAAAATGTCAATATAATACGCGGTCGACAACTAAATGAAAAAAGTATGTTGACTAAGCTACTATTTTGTTCGCCAAATACACAAGTCAACTTTCCTCGCCGTCGTCCTCGTCGTCGTCAGTTTGTTTTAACAATATGaccgaattccaaaatataaCACAATTATTCCAAAGTTATaaggaacaaaacaaatatgtgAATGTAGCTGCTCCCATGGTACGCTACAGCaagtaagaaataaaaaattctccTACCTTGTCATTGTTCATTCATATAACACTACTGATTTTAGGCTAGAGTTTAGGCGTCTTTTACGGCAAAACAATGTGAAACTTTGTTTCACACCAATGATAGTTGCAAACTCATTTAATCACAGCCAACAAGCACGTCTTAGTGAATTTTCTACAAATAAGGGTAACAAAATTATTCTTGACCTTGAAATcgtaataaaataaacaattaccTTTATCTCTCTCAGATGATCGTCCACTCATAGCACAATTTGCATCCCATAATTCCTTAGATATGTTAGCGGCCAGTGAACTTGTCAGCCCTTATGTAGATGGTGTCGATTTGAATTGTGGCTGCCCGCAATCCTGGGCTACAGCAAAAGGCTACGGATGTGCTTTACTTCGAAAGCCAGAATTGGTGGAAGATATTGTAAAAACACTGCGTCGAAATTTTCCTTCATCGTTTAGTGTGTCTATTAAATTGCGATTACTACAGGGAGATATACGATCAACAATAGATCTGTGTCGTCAATTAGAGACATGTGGAGCTACGTTCCTTGTTATTCATGGAAGAACACAGTGGCAGAAAACCTCACATCCAGTTGATGTTACTGCCATgtccgaaataaaaaaatcaattcagaTTCCATTGATTGTGAATGGTAATGTGAAAACAACACAGGATGCCGACGAACTTTACCAACAAACGAAAGCTGATGGGGTTATGGCAGCGAGAGGGCTCTTATCTAATCCATCCCTCTTTACTGGTACGACACAAACAACAATCGAATGCTTACAACAGTGGTTGGACATTGCAAATGCAGCTGGCGATGATTTATCCTTTCAATGTTTGCATCATCATTTAACATTTATGTGGGGCAAGCTGATGCGTCGACGAAGACGCGTAATCTTTAATAATTTCTCAACCAAAGAACAAGTCTTTTCATTTTTCGATGAACATTATGGTATTCGCCCACGAGAGATTGACGATTGGGTTTCAAATATGCCATGTGAATATCCTGATTATATTGCTGCCAAATATTATGCACAAAAAACAACGGCAATCGAAACTTATCGAGATGGTAGAGAAGATggcacattttttaaaagtttcagACAAAAAGTACTCGATGTAGAGGGTAGTAGTATGAATGGAGATGCAGAAGATG contains:
- the LOC129920715 gene encoding tRNA-dihydrouridine(20a/20b) synthase [NAD(P)+]-like gives rise to the protein MTEFQNITQLFQSYKEQNKYVNVAAPMVRYSKLEFRRLLRQNNVKLCFTPMIVANSFNHSQQARLSEFSTNKDDRPLIAQFASHNSLDMLAASELVSPYVDGVDLNCGCPQSWATAKGYGCALLRKPELVEDIVKTLRRNFPSSFSVSIKLRLLQGDIRSTIDLCRQLETCGATFLVIHGRTQWQKTSHPVDVTAMSEIKKSIQIPLIVNGNVKTTQDADELYQQTKADGVMAARGLLSNPSLFTGTTQTTIECLQQWLDIANAAGDDLSFQCLHHHLTFMWGKLMRRRRRVIFNNFSTKEQVFSFFDEHYGIRPREIDDWVSNMPCEYPDYIAAKYYAQKTTAIETYRDGREDGTFFKSFRQKVLDVEGSSMNGDAEDDRNDLFFQNGSIFDL